A genomic segment from Deinococcus sp. YIM 77859 encodes:
- a CDS encoding acyl-CoA dehydrogenase family protein, with protein sequence MRCLLSPSALLPEMQAVTDRAAQAIRAHAAACEAAQDVTQAAAAALRDSGYTRLTLPREAGGLGATLEQYAAAQLRLGEANAALGLILAMHTHVVGAAFQGQTLPEPLLAVLAQASREGRLVNSLASEPELGSPSRGGLPRTAALPEGGGWRVTGRKTWATGARALDLALVTAATPQGEVLRLLIPMNAPGVQIEPTWTDPLALRGSGSHDVTFAGVYVPAAHTAPPAPGQPASSAWFWTAVAATYLGVGFAALHALIAYAQERVPTALGAPIATLPRVQENVGRIASEVRAADALLLAAARAWDAAPGADSVPALAAAKARATNAAVWATDLAVRTAGGAALTPALPLGRLLRDARAGLTHPPADEVGYAHLGAALLGTAAGR encoded by the coding sequence ATGAGATGCCTCCTCTCGCCCTCCGCTCTGTTGCCGGAGATGCAGGCCGTGACCGACCGGGCCGCCCAGGCCATCCGTGCCCACGCCGCTGCCTGCGAGGCTGCCCAGGACGTGACGCAGGCGGCCGCGGCGGCCCTGCGTGACAGCGGGTACACCCGCCTGACCCTGCCGCGTGAGGCTGGAGGGCTGGGCGCGACGCTGGAGCAGTACGCCGCAGCGCAGCTCCGGCTGGGCGAGGCCAATGCCGCCCTAGGGCTGATCCTGGCGATGCATACGCACGTCGTCGGCGCGGCCTTTCAGGGACAGACCCTCCCCGAACCGCTGCTCGCCGTCCTCGCACAGGCCAGCCGGGAGGGCCGCCTGGTGAACTCGCTCGCCAGTGAGCCCGAGCTGGGGAGCCCCTCCCGCGGCGGGCTCCCGCGCACGGCTGCCCTGCCGGAGGGGGGCGGCTGGCGGGTTACCGGGCGCAAGACCTGGGCAACGGGGGCCCGCGCGCTGGACCTCGCTCTGGTCACGGCCGCGACGCCACAGGGGGAGGTGCTGCGGCTGCTCATTCCTATGAACGCGCCCGGCGTGCAGATTGAGCCGACCTGGACGGACCCCCTCGCCCTGCGCGGAAGCGGCAGTCACGACGTGACCTTTGCGGGCGTCTACGTTCCTGCTGCCCACACCGCGCCGCCCGCTCCCGGACAGCCGGCCAGCAGCGCGTGGTTCTGGACAGCGGTCGCGGCGACCTACCTGGGCGTGGGGTTCGCCGCCCTGCATGCCCTAATCGCCTACGCTCAGGAGCGGGTGCCGACCGCCCTGGGTGCCCCCATCGCGACCCTGCCGCGCGTGCAGGAGAACGTGGGGCGAATCGCCAGCGAGGTGCGGGCTGCTGATGCGTTGCTGCTGGCGGCGGCGCGGGCCTGGGACGCGGCACCGGGAGCGGACAGCGTGCCCGCGCTTGCTGCCGCCAAGGCCCGGGCGACGAACGCAGCGGTTTGGGCCACTGACCTCGCCGTGCGAACCGCGGGGGGAGCGGCCCTCACGCCTGCGCTGCCGCTTGGGCGCCTGCTGCGTGACGCCCGCGCGGGCCTGACGCATCCCCCGGCGGACGAGGTGGGGTATGCCCACCTGGGGGCAGCGCTGCTGGGCACCGCAGCCGGGCGGTGA
- a CDS encoding glycosyltransferase family 2 protein yields MPTAVLDVELSQPPQPLTGLGRAAKARCLVRLHGMPLGYIEVPLQNGTCSAHTVRAAAVERLAGPLLRQHLLNLLSSATPQTRWRVEDALDARPTPRTLPLPAITVAVCTRDRPEDLRRCLEALMGLEYPALDLLVVDNAGRTDATERVVRDYAPLVRYVREDRPGLDWARNRAVLEARGEVVAFADDDVIVDPGWARALGEVFAENPGVMAVTGLVVPFELETGAQQLFEQYGGFGRGFERRWYVHDPSSGQGAGLYAGGAGQFGTGANMAYRRSLFDRIGFFDPALDVGTVTNGGGDLEMFFRVIKEGYPLVYEPRAIVRHRHRRDYGALRTQIANNGVGFYSYLVRSALAYPDERAELLRLGAWWFGYWDVRRLLGSFVRPPAVPRDLIVAELKGAVQGLFRYPRARRQAEALARSGDPPASPTNARNRGNAPRAPGVAMRHVHLEELPEDLGDVTEFSDVRVVVFRQGRPIGTVEINNRRQPVSGGRLREAIVDALGLSLLHPGEPADLVYARWAVALQERYVPEAAEEPEALAPDVPVSVVLATLDRPDDLREALRGLTAQNTPRPLEVIVVDNNPASGRTPPVVAEFPGVRLIEERRQGLAYARNAGFLASRGEIVATTDDDVIVPPDWIERLAAPFARADVLAVTGNVLPLTLDTPAQRFFEQYGGLGRGFLRREVDGAWFRAFRRRAVPTWELGATANSAFRASIFRDPEIGLMDEALGPGMPSGVGEDTYLYYKVLKAGGTLVYEPAAYLWHKHRRDMAALRRQMYAYSKGHVAYHLTTWLRDGDARGLLHLLVHVPWWRVRQVAGSLRRAARGQEHFPFSLLALEIRGNLAGPWALWRSSARVQREGRSRPPVEREVPLPAGLPLPLRSAGAESLP; encoded by the coding sequence ATGCCCACTGCTGTCCTTGATGTCGAGCTGTCTCAGCCCCCGCAGCCCCTGACCGGACTGGGGAGGGCGGCGAAGGCGCGCTGCCTGGTGCGGCTGCACGGCATGCCCCTGGGCTACATCGAGGTGCCTCTTCAGAACGGGACCTGTTCTGCCCACACGGTTCGCGCCGCAGCGGTAGAGCGACTGGCCGGGCCACTCCTGCGGCAACACCTGCTCAACCTGCTGTCGAGCGCGACACCACAGACCCGGTGGCGGGTGGAGGACGCCCTGGATGCCCGGCCTACCCCCCGGACACTTCCCTTGCCCGCCATCACGGTGGCCGTCTGTACCCGGGACCGCCCGGAGGACCTCCGGCGCTGCCTCGAGGCCCTGATGGGGCTGGAGTACCCGGCCCTCGATCTGCTGGTGGTGGACAACGCGGGCCGCACCGACGCGACTGAACGGGTGGTGCGTGACTATGCCCCTTTGGTGCGGTACGTGCGGGAAGACCGCCCAGGCCTCGACTGGGCCCGCAACCGCGCCGTGCTCGAGGCCCGCGGTGAGGTGGTGGCTTTTGCCGACGACGACGTGATCGTCGACCCCGGCTGGGCCCGCGCCCTGGGGGAAGTCTTCGCGGAGAACCCCGGCGTGATGGCGGTGACGGGTCTGGTGGTCCCCTTTGAGCTGGAAACGGGGGCACAGCAGCTCTTCGAGCAGTACGGCGGCTTCGGTCGCGGCTTCGAGCGGCGCTGGTACGTGCACGACCCGTCGAGCGGCCAGGGGGCCGGGCTGTACGCCGGAGGAGCCGGGCAATTCGGCACCGGAGCCAACATGGCCTACCGCCGCAGCCTCTTTGACCGCATCGGCTTCTTTGACCCAGCCCTGGACGTGGGCACCGTCACCAACGGGGGCGGCGACCTGGAGATGTTCTTCCGGGTGATCAAGGAAGGCTACCCGCTGGTGTACGAGCCGCGTGCCATCGTGCGCCACCGCCATCGCCGCGACTATGGGGCGCTGCGAACCCAGATCGCCAACAACGGTGTGGGGTTCTACTCGTACCTCGTTCGGTCGGCCCTGGCCTACCCGGACGAACGGGCCGAGCTGCTGCGGCTGGGGGCATGGTGGTTCGGGTATTGGGACGTCCGGCGGCTGCTCGGGTCGTTTGTGCGTCCACCCGCTGTGCCGCGTGACCTGATCGTGGCCGAGCTGAAGGGGGCAGTCCAGGGCCTTTTTCGCTACCCGCGCGCCCGGCGGCAGGCCGAAGCCCTGGCGCGGTCCGGGGATCCGCCGGCATCTCCCACCAACGCAAGGAACCGGGGGAACGCCCCCCGCGCCCCGGGCGTCGCCATGCGGCACGTCCACCTCGAAGAGTTGCCCGAAGACTTGGGCGACGTGACCGAGTTCAGCGACGTGCGGGTGGTGGTCTTCCGCCAGGGGCGCCCCATCGGCACGGTGGAGATCAACAACCGCCGACAGCCCGTGAGCGGCGGGCGGCTGCGGGAGGCCATCGTGGACGCCCTGGGGCTTAGCCTGCTTCATCCCGGTGAACCGGCTGACCTGGTCTATGCGCGCTGGGCGGTGGCCCTCCAAGAGCGGTACGTGCCGGAGGCCGCCGAGGAGCCGGAGGCGCTGGCCCCCGATGTACCGGTATCGGTGGTCCTCGCCACCCTCGACCGGCCGGATGACCTGCGGGAGGCGCTGCGGGGCCTGACCGCACAGAACACGCCACGGCCCTTGGAGGTGATCGTGGTGGACAACAACCCGGCATCGGGGCGCACGCCGCCCGTCGTGGCCGAATTCCCCGGGGTGCGGCTGATCGAGGAGCGGCGGCAGGGCCTGGCGTACGCGCGCAACGCGGGCTTTCTCGCCAGCCGGGGAGAGATCGTGGCCACCACCGATGACGACGTGATCGTTCCCCCCGACTGGATCGAGCGGCTCGCCGCGCCCTTTGCGCGGGCAGACGTGCTGGCCGTGACCGGGAACGTGCTGCCCCTCACCCTCGATACGCCTGCTCAGCGCTTTTTCGAGCAGTACGGGGGACTGGGCCGGGGCTTTCTCCGGCGGGAGGTGGACGGGGCGTGGTTCCGCGCCTTTCGCCGCCGAGCCGTTCCCACCTGGGAGCTGGGCGCAACCGCCAATTCTGCCTTCCGGGCGAGCATCTTCCGTGATCCCGAGATCGGGCTGATGGACGAGGCGCTGGGCCCCGGGATGCCTTCCGGCGTGGGCGAGGACACCTACCTGTACTACAAGGTCCTGAAAGCCGGAGGCACGCTGGTCTACGAACCGGCGGCGTACCTGTGGCACAAGCACCGCCGGGACATGGCGGCCCTGCGGCGGCAGATGTACGCCTACAGCAAGGGGCACGTGGCGTACCACCTGACGACCTGGCTGCGTGACGGTGATGCCCGGGGCCTCCTTCACCTCCTTGTCCACGTGCCGTGGTGGCGGGTGCGGCAGGTCGCGGGGAGCCTGCGGCGGGCGGCGCGTGGGCAGGAGCACTTCCCCTTCTCGCTGCTGGCCCTGGAGATCCGGGGCAACCTGGCCGGACCCTGGGCCCTGTGGCGCTCGTCTGCTCGGGTGCAGCGCGAGGGCCGCAGCCGTCCGCCCGTGGAGCGCGAGGTGCCGCTGCCTGCCGGGCTCCCGCTGCCCCTGCGCTCTGCCGGAGCAGAAAGCCTTCCATGA
- a CDS encoding ABC transporter permease — protein MTLAAGRWQRVTYLRDLLRELVGRELKLRYKRSALGAAWSLIVPLAQLLVFVFLSRSVLRLEIPHYPVFVFTGLLSWNWFQSSLLLATGSVTDNRMLIRRPGFPAAILPAVTVMTGLIHYLLALPVLLVFAAVSGVPLTPALLAFPLIVALQFLLTLGLTYLLASLHVTFRDLQHLLGILLMLLFYLTPVFYSPRNVPEQYHGLFEVNPVATILAALRRVLLEGQWPAWSQLLGVGTLALAVLALGYAVFTRTSQRFAEEL, from the coding sequence ATGACGCTTGCTGCGGGGCGCTGGCAGCGGGTGACCTACCTGCGCGACCTGCTGCGTGAACTGGTCGGGCGCGAGCTGAAGCTGCGCTACAAGCGGTCAGCGTTGGGAGCGGCCTGGTCCCTCATCGTGCCGCTCGCGCAACTGTTGGTGTTCGTTTTTCTGTCGCGCTCGGTGCTGCGGCTCGAGATTCCCCACTATCCGGTTTTTGTGTTCACCGGCCTCCTGAGCTGGAACTGGTTTCAGTCGTCGCTGCTGCTCGCGACGGGTTCGGTGACCGACAACCGGATGCTGATCCGCCGCCCCGGCTTTCCAGCGGCGATCCTGCCCGCTGTGACGGTGATGACCGGCCTGATTCACTACCTGCTGGCCCTGCCGGTGCTGCTCGTCTTTGCGGCGGTCAGCGGCGTTCCCCTCACACCCGCCCTGCTGGCCTTTCCGCTGATCGTCGCCCTGCAATTCCTGCTGACGCTGGGCCTGACGTACCTGCTGGCCAGCCTGCACGTGACCTTCCGCGACCTGCAACACCTGCTGGGTATCCTGCTGATGCTGCTCTTTTATCTCACACCGGTGTTCTACTCGCCGCGCAACGTGCCCGAGCAGTACCACGGCCTTTTCGAGGTCAATCCGGTGGCGACCATCCTGGCGGCCCTGCGCCGCGTCCTGCTCGAAGGTCAGTGGCCGGCGTGGAGCCAACTGCTGGGGGTGGGGACCCTTGCCCTCGCCGTCCTCGCGCTGGGGTATGCCGTCTTTACCCGCACCAGCCAGCGCTTTGCGGAGGAACTGTAG
- a CDS encoding ABC transporter ATP-binding protein: MEGRIEVQRVSKRFRRYRRDRPHTLKEWVLSGLRPLGPDEVFWGLHDVSFEVEPGQMVGLIGHNGAGKSTLLRLIGGVGRPDRGHIRTGGRIGALLDLGAGFHPDLTGRENVYIVGVIAGLTRREVTRRFDAIVAFAELEAFIDQPLRTYSSGMEMRLAFAVAAHTDPRILLIDEVLAVGDLAFQRKCTERIRQFREDGCTIVMVTHDMTQVRDLCDRVLWLRGGRLMAQGTPDVVVAQYVSEMSAETRRRTPGAREETGEARRLGSREVEITAVRLTDASGLAVNEISSGDPLRVELDYVAHIPLAGAIFGVSLSREDGLICYDVDTASSGIAVPLAGGAGQITLELGRVDLIGGRYHVNVGVYECEWRYAYDYHWQTYPLSVRPQPGDKGIVRAPLAWRSVALQERAR, encoded by the coding sequence ATGGAGGGCCGAATTGAGGTCCAGCGGGTCAGCAAGCGCTTTCGGCGCTACCGTCGGGACCGGCCACACACCCTCAAGGAATGGGTGCTGAGCGGCTTGCGTCCGCTGGGGCCAGACGAGGTGTTCTGGGGCCTGCACGACGTGAGTTTCGAGGTCGAGCCGGGGCAGATGGTGGGGCTCATTGGGCACAACGGGGCGGGCAAGTCCACCCTGCTGCGTCTGATCGGTGGAGTGGGGCGGCCAGACCGTGGCCACATCCGCACCGGGGGACGAATCGGGGCACTCCTCGACCTGGGCGCGGGCTTTCATCCCGACCTGACCGGCCGCGAGAACGTCTATATCGTGGGGGTGATCGCGGGCCTCACCCGGCGGGAGGTCACGCGGCGCTTTGACGCCATCGTGGCCTTTGCCGAGCTGGAAGCCTTTATCGACCAGCCGCTACGGACCTACAGCTCGGGAATGGAGATGCGTCTGGCCTTTGCGGTTGCGGCGCACACCGATCCCCGCATCCTTCTGATCGATGAGGTGCTGGCCGTCGGTGACCTCGCCTTTCAGCGCAAGTGCACGGAGCGCATCCGGCAGTTTCGTGAGGACGGGTGCACCATCGTTATGGTGACGCATGACATGACGCAGGTGCGGGACCTGTGTGACCGGGTGCTGTGGCTGCGGGGTGGCCGCCTGATGGCGCAGGGCACCCCCGACGTGGTGGTCGCGCAGTACGTCTCGGAGATGAGCGCCGAGACGCGGCGGCGCACGCCCGGTGCGCGCGAGGAGACGGGGGAAGCGCGGCGCCTGGGCTCGCGCGAGGTGGAGATCACGGCGGTCCGGCTCACCGACGCCAGCGGGTTGGCCGTGAACGAGATCAGCAGCGGCGATCCCCTGCGCGTCGAACTGGACTATGTCGCCCACATCCCGCTGGCCGGCGCGATTTTCGGTGTCAGCCTCAGCCGGGAAGACGGCCTGATCTGCTACGACGTGGACACGGCCTCATCCGGGATAGCGGTGCCGCTCGCCGGGGGAGCCGGACAGATCACGCTGGAGCTGGGGCGAGTCGACCTGATCGGCGGCCGGTACCACGTGAATGTTGGCGTCTACGAATGCGAGTGGCGTTACGCCTACGACTATCACTGGCAGACCTACCCGCTGAGCGTACGCCCGCAGCCCGGTGACAAGGGCATTGTTCGCGCGCCCCTCGCCTGGAGGAGCGTGGCGCTGCAGGAGCGGGCACGCTGA